The following proteins are encoded in a genomic region of Micrococcaceae bacterium Sec5.8:
- a CDS encoding dodecin, protein MSNHTYSISEIVGTSTEGIDAAVRNGIAEAAKTLRNLDWFEVKEVRGHLENGEVADWQVTIKLGFRLER, encoded by the coding sequence TTGTCCAATCACACGTACAGCATTTCTGAAATCGTTGGAACCTCGACCGAAGGCATCGACGCCGCAGTCCGCAACGGCATCGCCGAGGCCGCCAAGACCCTGCGCAACCTGGACTGGTTTGAGGTCAAGGAAGTCCGCGGACACCTCGAAAACGGCGAGGTGGCTGACTGGCAGGTCACCATTAAGCTCGGTTTCCGCCTCGAGCGCTGA
- a CDS encoding beta-propeller fold lactonase family protein: protein MPPVPAGAIPSHEMIWTGCYTADGGGSGTGIGALHAGTGGTLRLLGVAAAADSPSFLAVHPGLGMVYAVAEKAGTVRAYRRCGAFGLEPAGRVWPAGDAACHVAVDPRGRFLVVACWGDGQVLLYELDDDGGITARFAAAASEVPGRPSRAHASLMLDDGRVMTTDLGHDLLRIWNYVPAAGLLLDHEVALPSDSGPRHLVQRAGGSVLVVTEYSIEVALVHRSPSGKFALTGMFPATLAGPLPGDGAAEIALTADGVHAYVGVRGSNRIGVLDVGGDGLAVRPLADLPSGGDWPRHHLLRNGWLHVAHERSGEVVTYPLDPASGLPGAAVGRVELASTTALIPAGR from the coding sequence ATGCCGCCAGTGCCCGCCGGCGCCATCCCATCCCACGAAATGATCTGGACCGGATGCTACACCGCGGACGGCGGCGGAAGCGGGACCGGCATCGGGGCGTTGCACGCCGGCACCGGCGGAACGCTGCGCCTGCTGGGGGTCGCCGCTGCCGCGGACTCGCCGTCGTTCCTCGCCGTTCACCCCGGCCTCGGGATGGTCTACGCCGTTGCCGAGAAAGCGGGCACGGTCCGGGCATATCGCAGGTGCGGCGCATTCGGCCTGGAACCCGCGGGACGGGTCTGGCCGGCGGGAGACGCCGCCTGTCATGTCGCCGTCGACCCGCGGGGCCGCTTTCTGGTGGTGGCGTGCTGGGGTGACGGCCAGGTCCTGCTGTATGAACTCGACGACGACGGCGGCATCACGGCCCGCTTCGCGGCCGCCGCCTCGGAAGTCCCTGGCCGTCCCAGCCGTGCCCATGCCAGCCTGATGCTCGACGACGGCCGGGTGATGACCACCGACCTCGGACACGACCTCCTGCGGATCTGGAACTACGTGCCCGCCGCGGGGCTGCTGCTGGACCACGAGGTGGCTCTGCCTTCGGACAGCGGTCCGCGGCATCTGGTTCAACGTGCCGGCGGCAGCGTACTCGTGGTGACTGAATACTCGATTGAGGTTGCCCTGGTGCACCGCTCCCCGTCCGGAAAATTTGCCCTGACCGGGATGTTTCCGGCGACCCTGGCCGGACCGCTGCCGGGAGACGGGGCTGCAGAAATCGCCCTCACCGCGGATGGCGTGCACGCCTACGTGGGGGTGCGGGGCTCCAACCGGATCGGCGTGCTGGACGTGGGTGGCGACGGCCTCGCCGTCCGTCCCCTGGCCGATCTGCCCAGCGGCGGCGACTGGCCCCGGCACCATTTGCTCCGGAACGGCTGGCTGCACGTCGCGCACGAGCGTTCCGGGGAGGTGGTGACGTATCCATTGGATCCAGCGAGCGGCCTCCCGGGCGCGGCCGTGGGCAGGGTGGAGCTGGCCTCAACCACCGCGCTGATCCCGGCGGGCAGATAG
- a CDS encoding GGDEF domain-containing protein codes for MVVFAVMTLTMLVLFYFDTYRKSRASFAGWWCWAVAAFFSGAVFYFLGEGKAVAWAASVGNGVMVLGAGCVWAGTRSLAGRRIRPWLLGIPAAAALAIDLAVRDSANARFGNIALLALMGTATGLASLELWREREASWHLVRSLAIATAGCAVYYLSRTVGLAVLGPSDPLFQVLFGTGVTLLMAIVLLVVVSSSITSLNYARRTENLQELAYRDGLTGLLNREAFMRQAQHRLRTNIAAGVDTAIVMADLDHFKTINDRFGHDAGDGVIRAFAVACRLAVRDADLVGRYGGEEFALLLDGVTSDEGVRVAERINAELAKHSALPAGTAAPTASFGVVDALDRNAGLQRLLREADRALYAAKAAGRNRAVVGFAPTSDHQA; via the coding sequence ATGGTCGTTTTCGCCGTGATGACGCTGACAATGCTGGTCTTGTTCTACTTCGACACCTACCGCAAGAGCCGCGCATCCTTTGCCGGCTGGTGGTGCTGGGCTGTCGCCGCTTTCTTTTCCGGCGCCGTCTTCTACTTCTTGGGGGAGGGAAAGGCCGTGGCCTGGGCCGCGAGCGTGGGCAACGGCGTGATGGTGCTTGGCGCCGGTTGCGTCTGGGCAGGCACCCGTTCGCTGGCGGGCCGCCGAATCCGTCCCTGGCTCCTGGGCATCCCTGCAGCAGCCGCCCTCGCCATCGACCTTGCGGTGCGCGATTCCGCCAACGCGAGGTTCGGCAACATCGCGCTCCTGGCTCTGATGGGAACGGCGACTGGCCTGGCCTCCCTGGAGCTGTGGCGCGAACGGGAAGCATCCTGGCACCTGGTCCGGTCCCTGGCCATCGCAACGGCCGGCTGCGCCGTCTATTACTTGAGCCGGACAGTGGGGCTTGCCGTCCTCGGCCCGTCGGATCCGCTGTTCCAGGTTCTCTTCGGCACCGGTGTGACCTTGCTGATGGCCATAGTTCTGCTGGTGGTGGTCTCCTCCAGCATCACGTCACTGAATTACGCCCGCCGGACCGAGAACCTGCAGGAACTGGCCTACCGTGATGGGCTCACCGGCCTGCTGAACCGGGAGGCATTCATGCGCCAGGCCCAGCACAGGCTCCGGACCAACATCGCGGCGGGTGTGGACACGGCCATTGTGATGGCGGATCTGGACCATTTCAAGACCATCAACGACCGATTCGGCCATGATGCGGGCGACGGCGTCATCCGGGCTTTCGCGGTGGCCTGCCGCCTCGCGGTCCGGGACGCTGACCTTGTGGGCCGCTACGGCGGCGAAGAGTTCGCGCTGCTGCTCGACGGCGTCACCTCAGACGAAGGCGTCCGCGTCGCGGAGCGGATCAACGCCGAGTTGGCTAAACACAGCGCCCTGCCCGCCGGCACTGCCGCGCCGACGGCAAGCTTCGGCGTCGTCGACGCCCTCGACCGGAACGCCGGGCTGCAGCGCCTGCTCCGGGAAGCAGACCGGGCCCTGTATGCAGCGAAGGCCGCCGGGCGGAACCGCGCAGTGGTTGGATTTGCTCCTACCAGCGACCACCAGGCGTGA
- a CDS encoding MarR family transcriptional regulator, with amino-acid sequence MNEQKPAGSGYWYGPDDRLDPPGAVLQALRDYRNVEVARRRSTRDSMGMGETDLLALRYLLRAQAGGGRVGPKDLSRMLGITTASTTSLIDRLVGTGHVRREPHPTDRRSLVIVPTAATDVEVRATLGSLHQRMMAVAESLTADEARIVVNFLRRMGEAMAEPRSAPDE; translated from the coding sequence ATGAATGAGCAGAAACCCGCCGGCTCCGGGTACTGGTACGGCCCTGACGACAGGCTCGATCCGCCGGGCGCGGTCCTGCAGGCACTGCGGGACTACCGCAACGTGGAGGTCGCCCGGCGGCGCTCCACGCGGGATTCGATGGGAATGGGCGAGACTGACCTGCTGGCACTCCGGTACCTGCTGCGCGCCCAGGCAGGTGGCGGGAGGGTGGGTCCGAAAGACTTGAGCCGCATGCTGGGAATCACCACTGCCTCCACCACATCGCTGATCGACCGGCTCGTGGGCACCGGCCACGTTCGCCGGGAACCGCACCCCACCGACCGGCGCTCCCTGGTGATCGTCCCGACGGCAGCAACCGACGTTGAAGTCCGCGCCACGCTGGGTTCCCTGCACCAGAGAATGATGGCTGTTGCCGAGAGCCTCACCGCGGACGAAGCGCGGATTGTGGTGAATTTTTTGCGTCGGATGGGTGAGGCCATGGCGGAACCGCGGAGTGCCCCGGACGAGTAG
- a CDS encoding putative protein N(5)-glutamine methyltransferase, whose translation MITTPAPQPDVVIRLRAAGCVFAEEEAALLAAAATGPDHLDALVERRISGQPLEHVLGWAEFCGLRIAVDPGVFVPRRRTGFLVKRAVRLLRHKGSPGRLPVVVDLCCGSGAVGAALAVLAGPLKLYAADIDAAAVRCAARNVAPFGGKTYEGDLYEPLPAHLRGAVDVLAVNAPYVPSAEISTMPREARLHEPRASLDGGDDGQAVHRQVAAAATMWLAPGGSLLIETSRRQAPKTVELFARNGLTARVARSKALDATVVIGTVDIGRADIRTAGSYPETTRTAPAAPPLSPGDPV comes from the coding sequence ATGATAACCACACCAGCGCCGCAGCCCGACGTCGTCATCCGGCTCCGGGCCGCCGGCTGCGTCTTCGCCGAGGAGGAAGCGGCGCTTTTGGCGGCAGCCGCGACGGGACCGGATCACCTCGACGCCCTCGTGGAGCGCCGGATTTCCGGTCAACCGCTCGAGCACGTCCTGGGCTGGGCCGAGTTCTGCGGACTACGGATCGCCGTGGACCCGGGCGTCTTTGTGCCGCGCCGCCGCACCGGCTTCCTCGTCAAGCGGGCAGTCCGGCTGCTCCGACACAAGGGAAGCCCAGGGCGATTGCCCGTCGTCGTTGACCTGTGCTGCGGATCGGGCGCGGTGGGTGCCGCGCTCGCAGTGCTGGCGGGGCCGCTGAAATTGTATGCCGCCGACATCGACGCCGCCGCTGTCCGGTGCGCGGCCCGGAATGTGGCGCCGTTCGGGGGTAAAACGTATGAAGGGGATTTGTATGAGCCGCTTCCCGCGCACCTACGCGGCGCGGTGGATGTCCTGGCCGTCAATGCCCCGTATGTTCCTTCGGCAGAGATCAGCACCATGCCGCGGGAAGCCCGCCTCCACGAACCGCGGGCTTCCCTGGATGGCGGTGATGACGGGCAGGCGGTGCACCGGCAGGTGGCCGCCGCGGCGACGATGTGGCTGGCGCCGGGCGGCTCCCTGCTGATTGAGACCAGCCGGCGGCAGGCGCCGAAGACCGTGGAGCTTTTCGCCCGCAATGGGCTCACGGCACGGGTGGCGAGGTCCAAGGCGTTGGACGCGACCGTTGTTATCGGGACAGTGGATATCGGGAGAGCCGATATCAGGACAGCCGGGAGCTACCCCGAAACTACCAGGACAGCCCCGGCCGCCCCACCCCTGTCGCCGGGTGATCCAGTGTAG
- the pstB gene encoding phosphate ABC transporter ATP-binding protein PstB yields the protein MSKRIDVKDLNVYYSKFLAVEDVNINIEAKSVTAFIGPSGCGKSTFLRTLNRMHEVIPGARVEGEVLLDGDNLYGPGVDPVTVRSQIGMVFQRPNPFPTMSIRDNVLAGVKLNNQKISKGEADVLVERSLQGANLWNEVKDRLAKPGSGLSGGQQQRLCIARAIAVEPQVILMDEPCSALDPISTLAIEDLINELKDQYTVVIVTHNMQQAARVSNKTAFFNIAGTGKPGKLIEYGDTHTMFSNPTEKATEDYVSGRFG from the coding sequence ATGTCTAAGCGCATCGACGTCAAAGACCTGAACGTCTACTACAGCAAATTCCTGGCCGTCGAAGACGTCAACATCAACATCGAAGCCAAGTCCGTCACGGCCTTTATTGGCCCCTCCGGCTGCGGCAAATCCACGTTCCTGCGCACCCTGAACCGGATGCACGAGGTAATCCCCGGCGCCCGCGTCGAAGGTGAGGTGCTGCTCGACGGCGACAACCTGTACGGCCCCGGCGTGGACCCGGTCACTGTCCGGTCGCAGATCGGCATGGTATTCCAGCGGCCCAACCCGTTCCCCACGATGTCCATCCGCGACAACGTCCTCGCCGGGGTGAAGCTGAACAACCAAAAGATTTCCAAAGGCGAAGCGGACGTGCTGGTGGAGCGTTCCCTGCAGGGCGCCAACCTCTGGAACGAGGTCAAGGACCGGCTGGCCAAGCCCGGTTCCGGCCTGTCCGGCGGCCAGCAGCAGCGCCTCTGCATCGCCCGGGCCATCGCCGTGGAACCGCAGGTCATCCTGATGGATGAGCCGTGCTCCGCGCTGGACCCGATCTCCACCCTGGCCATTGAGGACCTCATCAACGAACTCAAAGACCAGTACACCGTGGTGATTGTGACCCACAACATGCAGCAGGCCGCCCGGGTGTCCAACAAGACGGCGTTTTTCAACATCGCCGGCACCGGCAAACCGGGCAAGCTGATTGAGTACGGCGACACGCACACCATGTTCAGCAACCCCACCGAGAAAGCCACCGAGGACTACGTCTCCGGCCGCTTCGGCTAA
- a CDS encoding PHP domain-containing protein encodes MDAVDALNEIAFWLERELAPTFKVQAFRKAAGIIADLEPADLAARAGDGRLKRTKGIGDRTFQVISEALDGGVPEYLDGLRTRGAQPLAAGGQEILAALRGDLHSHSDWSDGGSPIQAMVDAARLLGRDYLALTDHSPNLKIANGLSAGRLSEQLGIVAGINAHDDGGFRLLRGIEVDILEDGSLDQTPEMLNSLDIVVASVHSKLRSDKRTMTRRMLGAITDPHTNVLGHCTGRLVQGGRGTRPASEFDAREVFAACAENDVAVEINSRPERQDPPGALIELALEAGCLFSIDSDAHAPGQLDFLQYGAERAERHGVPVARIINTWPLERLLEWSGAES; translated from the coding sequence ATGGATGCCGTCGATGCCCTGAACGAGATCGCCTTCTGGCTCGAACGCGAGCTCGCCCCGACCTTCAAGGTCCAGGCCTTCCGGAAGGCCGCCGGAATCATTGCCGATCTTGAGCCGGCGGACCTGGCGGCCAGGGCCGGGGACGGCCGGCTCAAGAGAACCAAAGGCATCGGCGACCGCACCTTCCAGGTCATCAGTGAAGCTCTCGACGGCGGGGTGCCGGAGTACCTGGACGGCCTGCGGACCCGGGGCGCCCAGCCGCTGGCGGCAGGCGGCCAGGAAATTCTGGCTGCCCTCCGCGGCGACCTGCACAGCCACAGTGACTGGTCCGACGGCGGGTCCCCGATCCAGGCCATGGTGGACGCCGCGAGGTTGCTGGGCCGCGACTACTTGGCGTTGACCGACCATTCGCCGAACCTGAAGATCGCCAATGGTCTCAGTGCCGGGCGGTTATCCGAGCAACTCGGGATCGTCGCCGGGATCAACGCACACGACGACGGCGGCTTCCGGCTGCTGCGGGGCATCGAGGTCGACATCCTTGAGGACGGCAGCCTGGACCAGACTCCGGAGATGCTCAATAGCTTGGATATTGTGGTGGCCAGCGTGCACTCGAAGCTCCGCTCGGACAAACGCACCATGACCCGGCGGATGCTCGGCGCGATCACCGACCCGCACACGAACGTGCTCGGGCACTGCACAGGCCGCCTCGTTCAGGGCGGCCGGGGAACGCGGCCGGCGTCGGAGTTTGACGCCCGGGAGGTCTTCGCCGCCTGCGCGGAAAACGACGTCGCCGTTGAAATCAACTCCCGGCCCGAACGCCAGGATCCGCCCGGCGCCCTGATCGAACTGGCCCTCGAGGCGGGCTGCCTTTTCAGTATCGACAGCGACGCCCACGCCCCGGGGCAGCTTGATTTCCTGCAATACGGCGCCGAGCGCGCCGAACGCCACGGCGTTCCCGTGGCGCGGATCATTAACACCTGGCCCCTGGAGCGTCTGTTGGAGTGGTCGGGCGCAGAGAGCTGA
- a CDS encoding GlsB/YeaQ/YmgE family stress response membrane protein — translation MGFLGFLLLGLIAGAIAKAILPGRQGGGIFITLLLGVVGALLGGWLGSMLFNADINEFFSLSTWLLAIGGSIIVLLVYGMITKRSAR, via the coding sequence ATGGGTTTTCTCGGATTTCTGCTTCTGGGTCTTATCGCCGGTGCAATCGCTAAGGCAATCCTCCCGGGCCGCCAGGGCGGTGGCATCTTCATCACGCTGCTGCTCGGCGTCGTTGGCGCACTTCTCGGCGGCTGGCTCGGCAGCATGCTGTTCAACGCGGACATCAACGAATTCTTCTCGCTGTCGACTTGGCTCCTGGCCATCGGCGGCTCGATCATCGTACTGCTCGTTTACGGCATGATCACCAAGCGCTCAGCACGCTAA
- a CDS encoding nuclease PIN — protein sequence MKLRLFPQEPAGLNLLAQLAGQIALATGTLSEILGAPASENARLVEDMHNHEAKSAELHFALLTHMRTSFVNPLPREDMYALSRFLNDAMEKLDAAAELVSLYQLDRLPKRAADQLEIISRQAELTVEAMRKLDNLDDLEDYWIEVLRLAKRAERSHRVWVADMLQEMKPARYARNRDIADQLVGVTREMRRIATQVGSIIVKES from the coding sequence GTGAAGCTGCGCCTTTTCCCCCAGGAGCCCGCCGGGCTGAACCTCCTTGCCCAGCTGGCAGGCCAAATTGCGCTCGCCACCGGCACCCTCTCGGAGATTCTCGGCGCACCGGCCAGTGAGAATGCCCGGCTGGTCGAGGACATGCACAACCACGAGGCCAAGTCCGCGGAGCTGCACTTCGCGCTGCTGACGCACATGCGGACCTCGTTCGTGAACCCGCTCCCCCGAGAGGACATGTACGCCCTCTCCCGGTTCCTCAATGACGCGATGGAAAAACTCGATGCCGCTGCTGAGCTGGTGTCCTTGTACCAGCTGGACCGTCTGCCCAAGCGCGCCGCAGACCAGTTGGAAATCATCAGCAGGCAGGCAGAGCTCACCGTCGAGGCCATGCGGAAGCTGGATAACCTGGACGACCTTGAGGACTACTGGATCGAGGTGCTCCGCCTCGCCAAGCGCGCGGAACGCTCCCACCGCGTCTGGGTTGCGGACATGCTTCAGGAAATGAAACCAGCGCGGTACGCGCGGAACCGGGATATCGCCGACCAGCTCGTGGGGGTTACCCGGGAGATGCGCAGGATCGCAACCCAGGTGGGCAGCATCATCGTCAAGGAATCCTGA
- a CDS encoding SGNH/GDSL hydrolase family protein: MGDSFTAGMGDPEPLSPGGMRGWADRIAEELSERRAEFAYANLAVSGLLLREILDRQLGPAIALKPDLVTLSAGGNDLVFHRSDPDRLAAALDAAVGMLSATGATIVLFTGPDWGDTPLLGHNRGRVAVFNENIRTIAARHHGVIADLWSLRQLSDPQMWDPDRLHFSPMGHHTIAAMVLESLSVPHSLRPLEPKPMPPGTWRESKAGDLAWFNNYLLPWMLSRVRKRSDAPPLLPKRPDPGPVAGL; this comes from the coding sequence ATGGGCGATTCGTTCACCGCCGGCATGGGGGATCCAGAACCGCTGAGCCCTGGCGGCATGAGGGGATGGGCCGACCGAATCGCCGAGGAACTAAGCGAAAGACGGGCGGAGTTCGCCTACGCAAACCTTGCCGTCAGCGGCCTCCTCCTGCGGGAGATCCTTGACCGGCAACTCGGGCCTGCCATTGCCTTGAAACCGGATCTGGTCACGCTCTCCGCCGGCGGCAACGACCTCGTGTTCCACCGCAGCGATCCTGACCGGCTTGCCGCTGCCCTCGACGCGGCAGTGGGGATGCTCAGTGCCACCGGTGCCACCATTGTGCTGTTCACAGGTCCGGACTGGGGCGATACACCGCTGTTGGGTCACAACCGGGGCAGGGTGGCTGTCTTTAACGAGAACATCCGGACCATCGCCGCGCGCCACCATGGCGTCATCGCCGATCTATGGTCCCTGCGGCAACTTTCCGACCCGCAGATGTGGGACCCGGACCGGCTGCACTTCTCCCCGATGGGACATCACACCATCGCGGCCATGGTGCTTGAATCCCTCAGCGTCCCGCACAGCCTTCGTCCGCTGGAGCCCAAACCAATGCCGCCCGGAACCTGGCGGGAAAGCAAGGCAGGGGACCTTGCCTGGTTCAACAATTACCTGCTTCCCTGGATGCTCAGCCGGGTCCGGAAACGCTCTGATGCCCCTCCCCTGCTGCCCAAGCGGCCCGACCCCGGGCCGGTGGCGGGATTGTGA
- a CDS encoding inorganic phosphate transporter codes for MAIFLFALVVVFAGAFAFLNGFRDASASVALAVRTRALTPTIAVLLAALFNFLGAGLSAGLALAVSKAWVQLPAGVNGLTILMAGLLSAVLWGIFTWWRGMPSSSTHALVGGLAGAGIASVAAGGNAVGGSDTSLLFQVVLPLLLSPLLAFAGAYVLVWPATWAARYTPPNVVNSRSRTAQSIASGAVAFAHGLQDGQRTSAVLVLALLASGLSDGGDLPVWVALFTAALLTAGTLAGGWRISYTIGYRLIRMDPLRGSVAQLFSSAILLVGAVGLQWPVSTTHTVTSAVLGAGSNQSFRATNRRVVLRILTFWVLTPLATAAVAFVLCLSLSPLTEL; via the coding sequence GTGGCCATCTTCCTGTTTGCCCTGGTGGTGGTCTTCGCCGGGGCATTCGCCTTCCTGAACGGGTTTAGGGACGCTTCGGCGTCCGTGGCGTTGGCCGTCCGGACCCGCGCCCTCACCCCCACCATCGCGGTGCTGCTGGCCGCACTTTTCAACTTCCTCGGCGCCGGCCTGAGCGCCGGGCTGGCCCTGGCCGTCAGCAAAGCCTGGGTGCAGCTGCCGGCCGGCGTGAACGGGCTGACCATCCTGATGGCCGGGCTGCTCAGTGCCGTGCTGTGGGGGATATTCACCTGGTGGCGGGGGATGCCGTCGTCCTCGACCCATGCCCTGGTGGGGGGGCTGGCCGGCGCCGGGATCGCGAGCGTTGCCGCCGGCGGAAACGCCGTGGGGGGCAGTGACACGTCGCTGCTTTTCCAGGTGGTGCTTCCGCTGCTGCTCTCACCGCTGCTGGCCTTCGCCGGCGCCTACGTGCTGGTCTGGCCCGCGACGTGGGCTGCGCGGTACACGCCACCGAACGTGGTTAACAGCCGATCACGGACGGCACAGAGCATTGCCAGCGGCGCGGTGGCCTTCGCCCACGGCCTCCAGGACGGCCAGCGCACCAGCGCCGTCCTGGTCCTCGCGCTGCTCGCTTCCGGCCTGTCCGACGGCGGCGACCTGCCGGTGTGGGTTGCACTGTTCACAGCGGCCCTGCTGACCGCCGGCACCCTGGCCGGGGGCTGGCGTATCTCCTACACGATCGGCTACCGGCTGATCCGGATGGACCCCCTGCGCGGCTCGGTCGCGCAGCTGTTCAGCTCGGCCATCCTGCTGGTCGGCGCGGTGGGGCTGCAGTGGCCCGTTTCCACAACCCACACGGTGACGTCCGCCGTTCTGGGGGCCGGATCCAACCAGAGCTTCCGCGCCACCAACCGGAGGGTGGTTCTCCGGATCCTGACCTTCTGGGTCCTTACCCCGCTGGCGACGGCAGCAGTGGCCTTCGTACTGTGCCTGTCCCTGTCACCGCTTACCGAGCTTTAG